In one window of Sardina pilchardus chromosome 23, fSarPil1.1, whole genome shotgun sequence DNA:
- the LOC134071309 gene encoding bone morphogenetic protein 10-like has translation MVPQLCATVMVSPGVSSVSCIWVVGLCSGLLPWLGLTSPILPPEDNPKDIQDPSLLEQSKDMDMQELLGNFLSVLNLTDRGGPWAPGPPRPPAPRVEPPEYMLELYNRFANDHTARPTGNTVRSFKNEDSSPTIVTNKGVRTHPLLFNISIPFHERVINAELRLYALVPQELHCLSSGKHRVTIFEVLEQEGQWKDGGGPDKRRSEKVPVKREELASRQISVKESGWEVFQLTDVVQRWKDSDRPTQYLEVRIDSCGPEGQANQFRGDDESEDSGLAELDIDRDVSGKHNSVLIVFSDDQSKDLEEKQEIDELIEHEFELLGGNELWTDSEGPSEELQDEETLMQIRSNMIYDRAPRVRRGAADEYCKKTPLYVVFKDIGWDSFVVAPEGYQANACHGLCQFPLTREVSPTKHATIQALVSLKSPKMASAPCCVPTKLDPISLLYKDQKGVITLKHKYEDMVVAECGCR, from the exons ATGGTACCACAGCTCTGCGCCACAGTCATGGTCAGCCCCGGGGTCTCTAGCGTGAGCTGTATCTGGGTGGTGGGTTTGTGCTCGGGGCTCTTGCCTTGGTTGGGTCTGACGAGCCCCATCCTGCCCCCTGAGGACAACCCTAAAGACATACAGGACCCTTCTCTGCTGGAGCAGTCCAAGGACATGGACATGCAGGAGTTATTGGGAAACTTCCTCTCCGTGCTGAACCTCACGGATCGGGGAGGCCCGTGGGCCCCTGGCCCTCCTCGGCCCCCTGCTCCTCGCGTGGAGCCTCCTGAGTACATGCTGGAGCTGTACAACCGCTTTGCAAACGACCACACGGCCAGGCCCACAGGCAACACAGTGCGCAGTTTCAAGAACGAAG ACTCCTCCCCAACCATTGTGACAAACAAGGGTGTGAGGACACACCCGCTCCTGTTCAACATCTCCATTCCCTTTCACGAACGTGTCATCAACGCCGAGCTTCGCCTCTATGCACTGGTGCCACAAGAACTCCACTGCCTCTCGAGCGGAAAGCACAGGGTGACCATATTTGAGGTTCTAGAGCAGGAGGGACAGTGGAAGGATGGAGGGGGCCCTGACAAAAGAAGATCTGAGAAGGTTCCCGTGAAGAGGGAGGAACTTGCTTCAAGGCAGATCAGTGTCAAGGAGAGTGGGTGGGAGGTGTTTCAGTTGACAGATGTCGTTCAGCGCTGGAAGGATTCTGATCGTCCAACTCAATACCTGGAGGTCCGCATAGACAGCTGCGGACCTGAAGGTCAGGCGAACCAGTTCAGGGGTGATGATGAGTCAGAGGACTCAGGACTGGCTGAGTTGGACATTGACCGAGACGTCTCCGGGAAACACAACTCTGTGTTGATTGTCTTCTCGGACGATCAGAGCAAAGACCTGGAGGAGAAGCAGGAGATTGATGAGTTGATCGAGCATGAGTTTGAATTGCTGGGTGGGAATGAGCTGTGGACAGACTCAGAGGGCCCTTCGGAGGAGCTCCAGGATGAGGAGACGCTGATGCAGATACGCTCCAACATGATATATGACAGGGCGCCGCGGGTGCGCCGCGGTGCGGCCGACGAGTACTGCAAGAAGACCCCGCTTTATGTCGTGTTTAAGGACATTGGCTGGGATAGCTTTGTTGTGGCTCCAGAGGGTTACCAAGCCAACGCCTGCCATGGCCTCTGCCAATTTCCTCTCACACGTGAAGTCTCACCCACCAAGCACGCTACCATCCAGGCCCTGGTCAGCCTCAAGTCCCCCAAGATGGCCTCCGCACCTTGCTGTGTCCCCACAAAGCTGGACCCGATCTCCCTTCTGTATAAAGACCAGAAAGGCGTGATCACTCTCAAACATAAATATGAGGACATGGTAGTGGCTGAGTGTGGCTGCAGATAG